A single region of the Methanofollis fontis genome encodes:
- the cofG gene encoding 7,8-didemethyl-8-hydroxy-5-deazariboflavin synthase subunit CofG, whose product MHRRVITFSRNVFLPLTTVCTNVCSYCTFRRPVEEGCVMPPEDVHRTIDEGVALGCTEALFTFGERPGEVPGFSDHLAALGYTDILDYCYDLCGYAIGAGILPHTNAGILTYEELERLREVNASMGLMLETTAEVPAHRNSPGKDPAVRIAMIEDAGRLHIPFTTGILIGIGEGPRDRLESLEVIADLHRRYGHIQEVIVQNFCPKEGTEMAGFAPASTAEMAETIRAAREILPPEVAVQIPPNLADARRLIRCGVDDLGGVSPLTIDYVNPEHPWPQIDALKSLVGDATLRERLCIYPRFIERGWYPASLATLIHTLQKQIEERSL is encoded by the coding sequence ATGCACCGCAGGGTGATCACCTTTTCGAGGAACGTCTTCCTTCCGCTCACCACCGTCTGCACCAATGTCTGCAGCTACTGCACCTTCAGGCGCCCGGTGGAGGAGGGGTGCGTGATGCCGCCCGAAGACGTCCACCGGACGATCGATGAGGGCGTTGCACTCGGATGCACCGAGGCCCTCTTCACCTTCGGCGAACGGCCCGGAGAAGTGCCCGGTTTTTCCGATCACCTTGCAGCGCTCGGCTATACCGACATTCTCGACTACTGTTATGATCTCTGCGGGTATGCCATCGGAGCCGGCATCCTCCCGCATACGAATGCCGGCATCCTGACCTATGAGGAACTTGAACGCCTCCGCGAGGTGAACGCCAGCATGGGTCTGATGCTGGAGACGACCGCAGAGGTGCCGGCCCATCGCAACTCACCGGGCAAGGATCCGGCGGTCAGGATCGCCATGATCGAGGACGCCGGGAGGCTGCACATCCCCTTCACCACCGGCATCCTGATCGGGATCGGCGAGGGCCCCCGTGACAGGCTTGAGTCGCTGGAGGTGATCGCAGACCTCCACCGCCGCTACGGGCATATCCAGGAAGTGATCGTCCAGAACTTCTGCCCGAAGGAGGGGACGGAGATGGCCGGGTTCGCCCCGGCATCGACGGCTGAGATGGCAGAGACGATCCGCGCCGCCCGGGAGATCCTCCCCCCCGAGGTCGCCGTCCAGATCCCGCCGAACCTTGCCGACGCCCGCCGCCTGATCCGGTGCGGGGTGGACGACCTCGGCGGCGTCTCCCCGCTCACCATCGATTATGTCAACCCCGAACACCCGTGGCCGCAGATCGATGCCTTGAAATCCCTTGTCGGCGACGCCACCCTGCGCGAGCGTCTCTGCATCTACCCCCGCTTCATCGAGCGGGGATGGTATCCGGCATCTCTGGCCACGCTGATCCACACACTCCAGAAACAGATAGAGGAGAGGTCTTTGTGA
- the scpB gene encoding SMC-Scp complex subunit ScpB, whose amino-acid sequence MDRTTMLEAVLFVADAPVSYEVLAKMLGAGRDEISSIASDLAERLALRSSPLEVIDSGEGVFLVLKEEYADLVYPVMRPEISRAVLRTLSVIAYRQPILQSDLVEVRGSGAYAHVEELVKRDLVARHRSGRSYVLQTTPEFSRYFKTADLVGGQGRLETD is encoded by the coding sequence ATGGACAGGACAACCATGCTTGAGGCGGTGCTCTTTGTGGCAGATGCCCCGGTGAGTTATGAGGTTCTGGCGAAGATGCTCGGTGCTGGTCGGGACGAGATCTCCTCCATTGCATCGGATCTTGCTGAACGCCTTGCGCTCCGTTCGTCTCCGCTTGAGGTCATCGACTCTGGTGAGGGCGTGTTTCTGGTCCTGAAGGAGGAGTATGCGGACCTCGTCTATCCGGTGATGCGCCCCGAGATCTCCAGGGCCGTGCTGCGCACCCTGTCGGTGATCGCCTACCGGCAACCGATCCTCCAGAGCGATCTGGTCGAGGTGCGTGGGAGTGGCGCCTATGCCCATGTCGAGGAGCTGGTGAAGCGCGATCTGGTGGCGCGGCACCGGAGCGGCAGGAGTTATGTGCTCCAGACAACGCCGGAGTTCTCGCGCTATTTCAAGACGGCAGACCTTGTCGGGGGGCAGGGGCGTCTGGAGACTGATTAG
- the cofC gene encoding 2-phospho-L-lactate guanylyltransferase codes for MAIDAVIPFKPKNPKTRLSCVMEQEERETFARAMLADVIAASCEGGCSPRLLCTAPYLHPTAEVCVDADGLNESLNRVLSAASSPLLIIMGDLPLADGAAIRRLVSTEADMGIVPGRGGGTNAIFLRHPGRFRADYYGASFLKHMAIADEAGLSVEVIDSFRLHTDVDEKEDLVEVLIHGRGEARRCLQSLGFVLSVEGGRVGVERRTHKETL; via the coding sequence ATGGCCATTGACGCTGTCATACCCTTTAAACCGAAGAACCCCAAGACCCGCCTCTCCTGTGTGATGGAGCAGGAGGAGCGCGAGACCTTTGCGCGGGCCATGCTCGCCGATGTGATCGCCGCATCCTGCGAGGGCGGGTGTTCGCCCCGTCTCCTCTGCACCGCCCCCTATCTCCACCCGACGGCAGAAGTCTGCGTCGATGCCGACGGCCTGAACGAATCCCTGAACCGTGTGCTCTCGGCCGCCTCCTCGCCTCTCCTGATCATCATGGGCGATCTCCCGCTTGCCGACGGGGCGGCGATCCGGCGCCTGGTCTCGACGGAGGCCGATATGGGGATCGTTCCCGGGCGCGGCGGGGGGACGAACGCCATCTTCCTCAGGCACCCGGGGCGGTTCAGGGCGGACTATTATGGCGCCAGTTTCCTGAAGCATATGGCGATCGCCGATGAGGCCGGACTCTCGGTTGAGGTCATCGACTCCTTCAGGCTGCATACCGACGTGGACGAAAAAGAGGACCTTGTGGAGGTTTTGATCCACGGGCGGGGCGAGGCCCGTCGTTGCCTCCAATCACTCGGGTTTGTGCTGTCTGTTGAAGGTGGACGGGTCGGCGTTGAGCGCCGCACCCATAAAGAGACACTCTGA
- the folD gene encoding bifunctional methylenetetrahydrofolate dehydrogenase/methenyltetrahydrofolate cyclohydrolase FolD, which produces MILDGKALSEKRLEILKERIEESGLHPHLATVLVGQDPGSQLYVRMKHRACERVGIGSVGIELPETATTQEVLSAVNRLNNDSEISGILVQLPLPAQVDTEQVISAVLPEKDVDGFHPLNIGKLYTGHPGFVPCTPQGVMTILSEYGIETAGKRAVVMGRSVDVGRPMAALLLNADATVTICHSRTRDLATVTREADILISAIGKPRFVTTEMVKEGAVVIDVGTNRDENGKLCGDVDFDAVKERASAITPVPGGVGPMTIATLMENTFAAARARSCGPVL; this is translated from the coding sequence ATGATACTCGACGGCAAGGCGCTCTCTGAGAAGAGACTGGAGATCCTGAAGGAGCGGATCGAGGAGTCGGGGCTCCACCCCCACCTCGCCACCGTCCTGGTGGGGCAGGACCCCGGTTCACAGCTCTATGTCAGGATGAAGCACCGGGCCTGCGAGCGGGTCGGGATCGGATCAGTCGGGATCGAACTCCCGGAAACGGCCACGACGCAGGAGGTGCTCTCGGCGGTGAACCGCCTCAACAATGACTCCGAGATTTCGGGGATCCTGGTGCAGCTTCCCCTGCCCGCACAGGTGGATACCGAACAGGTGATCAGCGCCGTCCTCCCGGAAAAGGACGTCGACGGTTTCCATCCCCTCAATATCGGGAAACTCTACACCGGTCATCCCGGATTTGTGCCCTGCACTCCGCAGGGCGTGATGACGATCCTCTCCGAGTACGGGATCGAGACTGCGGGCAAGCGCGCCGTGGTCATGGGGAGGAGCGTGGACGTCGGACGCCCGATGGCCGCACTCCTCCTGAACGCCGATGCCACGGTGACGATCTGCCACTCCAGGACCAGGGATCTCGCAACGGTCACGCGGGAGGCCGACATCCTTATTTCCGCAATCGGAAAGCCCCGTTTTGTGACGACAGAGATGGTGAAGGAGGGGGCCGTGGTCATCGATGTCGGTACCAACCGTGACGAAAATGGGAAACTCTGCGGAGATGTCGATTTCGATGCCGTTAAGGAGCGTGCATCGGCGATCACCCCGGTGCCCGGCGGTGTCGGCCCGATGACCATCGCCACCCTGATGGAGAACACCTTCGCGGCGGCCCGGGCGCGATCATGCGGCCCTGTGCTATAA
- the glyA gene encoding serine hydroxymethyltransferase, producing the protein MSHLASTDPEVAELIENERLRQTNGLELIASENIVSKAVLETTGSIMTNKYAEGYPGKRYYGGCEYYDIVENLARDRLCQLFGADHANVQAHSGSGANMAVYFATINYGDKIMSMKLSEGGHLSHGSPVSFSGKMYDVVQYGVDHETERLDYADLAEMARKEKPQMIVCGASAYPREIDFKAFGEIAADVGAYCVADIAHIAGLVAAGLHNSPVGVIPFTTTTTHKTLRGPRGGAILCDSEYAQAIDKAIFPGLQGGPLMHIIAAKAVCFKEALQPAYKEYCRQVIKNAQTLAATLEGEGLRLVSGGTDNHLMLLDLSDRKLTGLQAENTLHDAGITVNKNTIPRETLSPFVTSGLRIGTPAVTSRGMKEEEMKTIGHCIATVLKNIENAERIAEVKAEVEALSSRFPIYAVTE; encoded by the coding sequence ATGTCTCATCTTGCCTCTACCGACCCCGAAGTCGCAGAACTCATCGAAAATGAGCGTCTGCGGCAGACAAACGGTCTTGAACTGATCGCATCCGAAAACATCGTCAGCAAGGCCGTCCTCGAGACCACGGGCTCGATCATGACCAATAAGTATGCAGAGGGCTACCCGGGCAAGCGATACTATGGCGGGTGCGAATACTATGATATCGTCGAGAACCTTGCCAGAGACCGCCTCTGCCAGCTGTTCGGGGCAGATCACGCAAATGTCCAGGCGCACTCGGGCTCAGGCGCCAATATGGCAGTGTACTTCGCCACCATCAACTACGGCGACAAGATCATGTCGATGAAGCTCTCTGAAGGCGGTCACCTCTCCCATGGTTCCCCGGTCAGCTTCTCCGGGAAGATGTACGATGTGGTGCAGTATGGCGTCGACCACGAGACCGAGCGCCTGGACTATGCCGACCTTGCCGAGATGGCGCGAAAAGAGAAGCCACAGATGATCGTCTGCGGCGCATCCGCCTACCCCCGTGAGATCGACTTCAAGGCCTTCGGCGAGATCGCCGCCGATGTGGGCGCATACTGTGTCGCCGATATCGCACACATCGCTGGCCTCGTCGCCGCCGGACTCCACAACTCCCCGGTCGGCGTCATCCCCTTCACGACCACGACCACGCACAAGACCCTGCGCGGCCCCCGCGGCGGCGCCATCCTCTGCGACAGCGAATATGCGCAGGCGATCGACAAGGCGATCTTCCCGGGTCTGCAGGGCGGTCCGCTGATGCACATCATCGCTGCAAAGGCCGTCTGCTTCAAGGAAGCGCTCCAGCCCGCCTACAAAGAATATTGCCGGCAGGTCATCAAAAACGCCCAGACGCTGGCCGCAACCCTGGAGGGCGAAGGGCTCCGCCTCGTCTCGGGCGGCACGGACAACCACCTGATGCTGCTTGACCTCTCGGACCGCAAACTCACCGGTCTGCAGGCAGAGAACACCCTCCATGATGCCGGGATCACCGTGAACAAGAACACGATCCCGCGCGAGACCCTCTCTCCCTTCGTGACGAGCGGTCTCCGCATCGGCACGCCGGCCGTCACCTCCCGCGGCATGAAAGAGGAGGAGATGAAGACGATCGGGCACTGCATCGCCACTGTGCTGAAGAATATCGAGAACGCAGAGCGCATCGCAGAGGTGAAGGCAGAGGTCGAGGCGCTTTCGAGCAGGTTCCCCATCTACGCGGTAACAGAATGA
- the folP gene encoding dihydropteroate synthase: MAVGGGAPPRLMGVINCSPESFFSGSFVPCRSIRERALSMIDEGADLIDIGARSTAPGSAPIPVKEEIERITTALTELDGSGITVSVDTMHAGVLEACLRHDVHVLNDIGGLHDPAITSCAAAAGLPVIAMAAERRPGDARGTEATLAALRHVGIRAAEAGIKHLILDPAVGRWTEERTFEDDWDLCRSFPRFSELGYPVILAISRKSFIGDLIGRPAADRLAGTLALTARLLPHADMVRAHDVAATRDAIFVIRKCTEM, encoded by the coding sequence ATGGCGGTCGGGGGCGGCGCCCCCCCGCGCCTGATGGGCGTGATCAATTGCAGCCCTGAATCTTTTTTTTCCGGTTCCTTTGTTCCCTGCAGGTCGATCAGGGAGCGGGCGCTCTCGATGATCGATGAGGGGGCCGACCTCATCGATATCGGGGCGCGGTCCACCGCACCCGGATCGGCCCCGATCCCGGTGAAAGAGGAGATCGAACGGATCACCACCGCCCTCACCGAACTCGACGGGAGCGGGATCACCGTCTCGGTCGACACCATGCACGCCGGGGTGCTGGAGGCCTGTCTCCGCCACGACGTCCATGTGCTCAACGACATCGGCGGCCTCCATGACCCGGCGATCACCAGTTGCGCAGCCGCTGCCGGGCTGCCGGTGATCGCCATGGCAGCAGAACGGCGCCCCGGGGACGCCCGCGGCACCGAGGCGACCCTCGCCGCCCTGCGGCATGTGGGGATACGCGCCGCAGAGGCCGGGATCAAGCACCTGATCCTGGACCCGGCGGTCGGGCGATGGACGGAAGAGCGGACGTTTGAAGATGACTGGGACCTCTGCCGTTCGTTCCCACGATTTTCAGAACTCGGATATCCGGTCATCCTGGCAATATCACGAAAATCGTTCATCGGGGACCTCATAGGACGTCCAGCAGCCGACCGTCTGGCCGGCACCCTGGCCCTGACGGCCCGCCTCCTCCCCCATGCCGATATGGTCAGGGCGCATGATGTGGCCGCAACAAGGGACGCCATTTTTGTGATCAGAAAGTGCACGGAGATGTGA
- the cofE gene encoding coenzyme F420-0:L-glutamate ligase — MSDWFCVYALRTDLIGEGDDIGEAVTAAAGRAECVGIQDDDIILVAESAVATAEGAAVHLDTVVPSEEALRYAERYHIEPRIAEVVLRESDRVVGGIPGFLLTLKNGTLLPNAGVDHSNAPDGTVVPLPADPDASAASIRERIRELTGKNVGVFVIDSRTHAMRLGCSGVAIGCSGPMAVVDETGRCDLFGRRLEVTKRAVGDCLASTAELLMGEADECVPAVLIRGTGIAIGDEQGIPSIDASECLFMGAALNADPSTFNRQHKPE, encoded by the coding sequence ATGAGCGACTGGTTCTGTGTCTATGCCCTCCGGACGGATCTGATCGGCGAGGGGGACGACATCGGTGAGGCGGTGACGGCGGCCGCGGGCAGGGCGGAGTGCGTCGGCATCCAGGACGACGATATCATTCTGGTGGCCGAGTCGGCGGTGGCCACGGCTGAAGGGGCGGCCGTCCATCTCGATACAGTCGTCCCCTCCGAAGAGGCACTCCGCTATGCCGAACGCTATCATATCGAACCCAGGATCGCCGAGGTGGTGCTCAGGGAGTCCGACCGTGTTGTCGGCGGCATACCCGGCTTCCTTCTCACCCTCAAGAACGGCACACTCCTCCCGAATGCCGGGGTGGACCACTCCAACGCACCGGACGGCACCGTGGTCCCCCTGCCGGCTGATCCGGATGCCAGTGCGGCGTCGATCCGGGAACGGATCCGGGAACTGACCGGAAAAAACGTCGGGGTGTTTGTGATAGACTCCAGAACGCATGCGATGCGTCTCGGGTGCAGCGGGGTGGCCATCGGGTGCTCGGGGCCGATGGCCGTCGTGGACGAGACAGGACGCTGCGATCTCTTCGGCAGACGGCTTGAGGTGACAAAACGGGCCGTTGGGGACTGCCTCGCTTCCACCGCCGAGCTCCTGATGGGCGAGGCCGACGAGTGCGTACCGGCGGTGCTCATCCGGGGGACGGGGATCGCAATCGGGGACGAACAGGGCATCCCCTCGATCGACGCCTCAGAGTGTCTCTTTATGGGTGCGGCGCTCAACGCCGACCCGTCCACCTTCAACAGACAGCACAAACCCGAGTGA
- a CDS encoding segregation/condensation protein A yields MDEEPVEILVQLAERGEIDPWNIDIVEVTDRFLSEMERCRELDLRVSGRTLFYAATLLRMKSEYLASTMDEGSEDEEVCFEDEEEDFGPSDLAEPIEHLEREIQRRIGRKKIRRRPVTLYELITELKAAEKEERRRQRQRSEHEDERLIRAADVVSVAHDEDYQGAASAVLACCDELSSDGKTVTLASLCSSLGKGAMDIYIPLLFLMLDGKVEVWQEEYFGDLYVRRNEDGQDNHA; encoded by the coding sequence ATGGATGAGGAGCCCGTAGAGATCCTGGTTCAACTCGCGGAGCGGGGCGAGATCGATCCATGGAATATTGATATCGTCGAGGTAACCGACCGCTTCCTCTCAGAGATGGAGCGCTGCCGCGAACTGGATCTGCGTGTTTCCGGACGGACGCTCTTCTATGCAGCAACCCTGCTCAGGATGAAGTCTGAGTACCTCGCCTCCACGATGGATGAGGGGTCTGAGGACGAGGAGGTATGTTTTGAGGATGAGGAGGAGGACTTTGGTCCGTCCGATCTCGCCGAACCGATCGAACACCTTGAACGCGAGATCCAGCGCCGGATTGGCAGGAAGAAGATCCGTCGCCGTCCGGTGACGCTGTACGAACTGATCACCGAATTGAAGGCGGCGGAAAAGGAGGAGCGCCGCCGTCAGCGCCAGCGTTCTGAACATGAGGACGAACGGTTGATCCGTGCGGCTGATGTGGTCTCGGTCGCCCATGACGAGGACTATCAGGGTGCGGCATCGGCGGTGCTGGCGTGTTGTGATGAACTATCTTCGGATGGAAAGACGGTGACGCTTGCGTCTCTCTGTTCGTCGCTCGGGAAGGGGGCGATGGATATTTATATCCCGCTCCTCTTCCTGATGCTGGATGGAAAGGTTGAGGTATGGCAGGAGGAATATTTTGGCGATCTCTATGTGAGGAGGAATGAGGATGGACAGGACAACCATGCTTGA
- the smc gene encoding chromosome segregation protein SMC: MHITGIEIDNFKSFAKKTSIPFLEGFTVISGPNGSGKSNIIDSLLFALSLSSARGLRAEKLTDLINLNSGKNTAEVAITFSDGTEIRRRIKRTASNYYSYNYLNGRLVKLGDVVEFLAKFGIKPEGYNVVMQGDITRIMEMSDGDRRRIIDEIAGVSEFEGKKSRALAELEVVRERIEREEIVLFELNTRQEELKQEREQALAYQHWKGELDHFQSCRAAAQLREREKEHRRIIDGIEEERIGLERTLSDLGIEENDLEYLRGDLREADAEINEKSGSEYLKMISALEGAKGRIKVAEGTIGRLKKEKEGNLEGINRAYLDEKRAAERAVQCTDQVRTLSIDRANLAMEEAGARAAIGNLEAEISRGGKEAEDLKNLLFSRIQEAGSLRDRRSALLHEQDLLIEKSRMRTSEMERIEGRLDGIRKGDSDLSGEIETARKAAADLAAEKSNLDRRLSESESGLFGRRSTLEQIRKEIQNDERELMRLEAQQQSSGEAGGPALDAVLAMEGVHGTIARLGRAPPEYATALNIAAGGKIRYVVTDDDTVASDAIRYLKEERLGRLTFLPMNKLRTREYPPVRGQGVIGYAKDLLSFDPAYDSAFQQVFAGTVVVDTLANARRLIGQYRMVTLEGDLLERSGAMTGGYLKKRKGEGGFGAAVDDEIARRSSSLAEKREEAAEFERSVERLTAEVDGARRRRSEIEQEIARHALVFEDYERRIASRREDEEELAASLSALKAEVTGSSQNLAEIESGLDEVSDLLSTLNAGIETLKKRLEDTEIPRLTEELERKRRELEGVERRLRNKEADITDAQRERQYFEKRVEELSLERERLAGKNAEIDAEIAAATVDIEDARAEIAALEERQKSFSAEIDALRQKREEIAARIAESERRVAGLNAQSDRIRLSIASLTEKAEAMAAEIATLKEHAGTETDLSLQEIEAGIARADRELRAIGAVNMLAIEEYGRVCDRIEERTRKKEVLSAERTSILERIERFDQMKYDSFMKAFTAIDAHFRETFARLTAGSGHLVLANQDDPFAGGLTFAVQPRGKKVQLLSALSGGEKSLTTLAFLFSVQKYLPAPFYAFDEVDMFLDGSNVEQVASMIRELSRNAQFISVSLRKPMIEHADRIMGVTIRPDKSTLVTGVENHG, encoded by the coding sequence GTGCACATAACCGGAATTGAGATCGACAACTTCAAGTCTTTTGCAAAAAAGACTTCAATTCCATTTTTAGAGGGTTTTACTGTCATTTCCGGGCCGAACGGTTCTGGAAAGAGCAATATTATTGACAGTCTGCTCTTTGCCCTCTCCCTCTCGAGCGCACGCGGTCTGCGGGCAGAAAAACTCACCGACCTGATAAATCTGAACTCGGGAAAGAATACGGCCGAGGTGGCGATCACCTTCTCTGATGGTACCGAGATCAGGCGGCGGATCAAGCGGACGGCCTCAAACTACTATTCCTACAACTACCTCAACGGCAGACTCGTGAAACTGGGCGATGTCGTCGAGTTTCTTGCAAAATTCGGGATTAAGCCCGAAGGATATAATGTGGTGATGCAGGGCGACATCACCCGGATCATGGAGATGAGCGATGGCGATCGCCGGCGGATCATCGACGAGATCGCCGGTGTTTCTGAGTTTGAGGGGAAGAAGTCTCGCGCCCTTGCCGAACTCGAGGTGGTGCGTGAGCGTATCGAGCGCGAAGAGATTGTGCTCTTTGAGCTGAACACCCGGCAGGAGGAGTTGAAGCAGGAGCGGGAGCAGGCGCTCGCCTACCAGCACTGGAAGGGGGAACTGGATCACTTCCAGAGCTGCCGGGCGGCGGCACAGTTGCGTGAACGGGAGAAAGAGCACAGACGTATCATCGATGGGATCGAGGAGGAGCGGATCGGGCTCGAACGCACCCTCTCAGACCTCGGGATCGAGGAGAACGACCTTGAGTATCTGAGGGGCGATCTGCGGGAGGCAGATGCCGAGATCAATGAGAAGAGCGGGAGCGAGTATCTCAAAATGATCTCGGCCCTTGAGGGGGCGAAGGGGCGGATCAAGGTTGCAGAAGGCACAATTGGACGGTTGAAAAAGGAGAAAGAGGGGAACCTCGAAGGGATCAATCGCGCCTACCTCGACGAGAAAAGGGCGGCGGAGCGTGCGGTGCAGTGCACCGACCAGGTCCGCACCCTCTCGATCGACCGGGCGAACCTCGCAATGGAGGAGGCGGGGGCCCGGGCGGCAATCGGCAACCTTGAGGCGGAGATCTCTCGGGGGGGCAAGGAGGCCGAAGACCTCAAAAATCTGCTCTTTTCACGGATTCAGGAGGCCGGAAGCCTGCGGGACCGGAGGTCCGCCCTCCTGCATGAGCAGGATCTTCTCATCGAGAAGAGCAGGATGCGAACCTCGGAGATGGAGCGTATTGAGGGTCGCCTTGACGGGATCAGAAAGGGAGACTCCGACCTCTCCGGCGAGATCGAGACGGCGCGGAAGGCGGCGGCTGACCTGGCTGCGGAGAAATCGAACCTCGATCGGCGGCTTTCTGAGTCGGAGAGCGGGTTGTTCGGGCGCCGCTCCACTCTTGAACAGATCCGAAAGGAGATCCAGAACGACGAACGGGAGCTGATGCGGCTTGAGGCGCAGCAGCAGTCCAGTGGTGAGGCAGGTGGACCGGCGCTCGATGCGGTGCTTGCAATGGAAGGGGTGCACGGCACGATCGCACGCCTGGGCAGGGCGCCGCCCGAGTACGCCACGGCGCTCAACATCGCCGCGGGCGGGAAGATCAGGTACGTGGTGACCGATGACGATACCGTGGCCTCGGATGCAATCCGCTACCTGAAGGAGGAGCGGCTTGGCAGGTTGACCTTCCTGCCCATGAACAAGCTCCGCACACGGGAATATCCGCCTGTTCGGGGCCAGGGTGTCATTGGCTATGCAAAGGATCTCCTCTCATTTGATCCGGCGTATGACAGTGCATTCCAGCAGGTCTTTGCCGGGACGGTCGTCGTGGATACACTGGCAAATGCCCGCCGCCTCATCGGGCAGTACCGGATGGTCACCCTGGAGGGCGATCTCCTGGAGCGCTCCGGTGCCATGACTGGCGGTTACCTGAAGAAGCGGAAAGGGGAGGGGGGCTTTGGTGCGGCGGTTGACGATGAGATCGCCCGTCGTTCATCCTCCCTCGCTGAAAAAAGGGAGGAAGCTGCTGAATTCGAACGTTCGGTCGAACGCCTGACCGCCGAGGTGGATGGTGCACGGCGCCGCCGCTCAGAGATCGAACAGGAGATCGCCCGCCATGCCCTTGTTTTCGAGGACTACGAGCGGCGGATCGCCTCCCGGCGGGAGGATGAGGAGGAGCTTGCCGCAAGCCTCTCCGCATTGAAGGCCGAGGTGACCGGGAGTTCTCAAAACCTCGCAGAGATCGAGAGCGGGCTTGATGAGGTCTCGGATCTCCTGTCCACACTCAATGCCGGGATTGAAACGCTCAAAAAACGACTTGAGGATACGGAGATCCCCCGCCTGACCGAGGAACTTGAGCGAAAACGCCGGGAGCTGGAGGGCGTCGAGCGGCGCCTCCGCAACAAAGAGGCGGATATCACGGACGCCCAGCGGGAGCGGCAGTACTTCGAGAAACGGGTGGAGGAGTTATCCCTTGAGCGGGAACGCCTTGCCGGTAAAAATGCGGAGATCGACGCCGAAATTGCCGCGGCGACGGTCGATATCGAGGATGCCCGGGCCGAGATCGCCGCCCTTGAAGAACGCCAGAAGTCGTTTTCTGCGGAGATTGATGCTCTCCGCCAAAAAAGGGAGGAGATCGCCGCGCGGATCGCCGAGTCTGAACGGCGTGTGGCAGGGCTGAATGCACAGTCCGATCGCATCCGTCTCAGTATCGCATCGCTGACCGAGAAGGCGGAGGCGATGGCTGCTGAGATCGCCACCCTGAAGGAGCATGCGGGCACAGAGACCGATCTCTCCCTGCAGGAGATCGAGGCGGGGATCGCCCGCGCCGACCGTGAACTGCGGGCAATCGGGGCGGTGAACATGCTCGCCATCGAGGAGTACGGCCGCGTCTGTGATCGGATCGAGGAGCGCACCCGGAAAAAAGAGGTGCTCTCTGCCGAACGGACCTCTATTCTGGAGCGGATCGAGCGGTTCGACCAGATGAAATATGATTCGTTTATGAAGGCGTTTACGGCGATCGATGCCCATTTCAGGGAAACGTTTGCCCGCCTTACTGCCGGCAGCGGTCATCTGGTGCTGGCGAACCAGGACGACCCCTTCGCCGGTGGTCTCACGTTTGCGGTCCAGCCTCGCGGCAAGAAGGTGCAGTTGCTCTCTGCGCTTTCGGGCGGAGAAAAATCCCTGACGACGCTTGCGTTCCTCTTTTCGGTTCAGAAATATCTTCCTGCCCCCTTCTATGCCTTTGACGAGGTGGATATGTTCCTTGACGGTTCGAATGTGGAGCAGGTGGCGTCCATGATCCGGGAACTCTCCCGCAATGCCCAGTTCATCTCGGTCTCGCTGCGAAAACCGATGATTGAACATGCGGACAGGATCATGGGGGTGACCATCCGTCCGGACAAGAGCACGCTCGTGACCGGTGTCGAGAATCATGGATGA